The genomic window GTCCAGAATTCAACAATTCCAGACAATAATTTGCATtcaaatgatttaattttaactttaagTAGCATTCTTACAATAATGACTGTGGCTAGCGTATATTATTTATGTACACCTCAttggttgtttttgtattttgatattaataaaaaatttgtgacaattttaatgaaaataaatcATATGAAAACTGAAAAGAATGTATTTATTTGATGTTTCGGAGACTGACCTATATCAACCGTAGAATGAATTGTAAAAATATTAAGGAAACAAAGTTTCAAAATTTCCTCTTAAAAGTATATATGTATACTATGGTACACTGtacttttgtatgtatatatgGAATAAACATGGCTCGAGGGAAACTTTTGAAGgtccagaacctttctgtggcatcactaatgATGCTACGAAAAatgaggttcagaaatggctgataaagaatcatcaataGAAAAGGAGATCCACTCAAGTTCAAGTCTagactaaataaaaaaaataatcaagaatattaataaaaaactcaaacagtttcatgaacctcaataaacgagagatgaAAACGGTGACTGAAATGGTGACaagtaaggtgaatgaaccatggtgcagaaagtgcgaaatggaagaagagagtGAATGGACTCAATAATGATTATGAAAATAATGGAAACATGAACCATTAAAATTTTATGTGGCATAATCATGAAATAGTTTCTGGTTGCATATTGAACATGTCCACCTAGTTTTGGGTTTTTCTAATAAATTTACACACCCAATATGGAACCAGAAAATATTACAATTCTCATATGAGCATTGAACCATAGGTTGGCCATCATCGACATTATTGCAAAAACACCACTTTGTTATATTGCCACCTGGTACTCTGGAAGTGTAATAACGTCCTAAAAGTTCAGGCATAATTacttttgcatgaaaatttaggACTTTATCTTTAATTTCTTCCCAAAATTTTATGTCTGGTAAAACTCTTTCGATAAATATAAAATTAGGACACCAGACAACAAAGTCACAATAATTAagtttacaaataaatatttgtgCTTGCACCTGGTAATAGTActtatgttttttattcatttttactgTACCAGTTTTATCACATTCAAGACAGGAGTCCTTTCGACTTGCATACTCCTGTAAATTTCCATTTTCTCGAAGAGAAAATGGACACTTTACTTCTAAGGTACCCGCAGCACAACAGTCACAATACACAAATCCATCAGGTGAGGCACCTAACTGAGGCCATTTCATGCACACTACCAAGCCAATTGTATTCACTATAAAGTCTCTATGATTCCTGCTAGTTTCTTTTTTATAAGCATCAATTGCCAGCTGTTCGTGATTTATCCCCCATCTTATTGCCCTTGTAGAAATTTTGCGAGGGTAACATATTGATTTGATCAAAGATAGGGATGGTTTCTCCACATTGGTTCTACAGACATCTTTAAAAATTGAAGCTGTTACTCTACCAGTCCTTTGTCTATACCACTCTGCACATTTCCTTTGGTCCTGTGTCTTATCTTCTATTTCTCTTCGTATATTCTGGGTTACCTCCATTTTACATTTCATACCTAGTTGAATGAGATCATCTAGAggcattttttcatattttttatggtACACATTAAAAAGGACTGGTAtactaactttttcattattttcatctgACAGTTGTGACGCAAATGGCTCTACATGCCTCATCAAAACAGcgtcacaattggaattttgcAATTCTTGCAGCAAGTCCAACATTTCGCTATCATCCATTGGAGGAATTtccttataatttttttcttctatcaCTTTCCCCCAGTCTAGTGAAGCAGCTTCTATTGGATGTGTACCACTTTGCGTTGGAACTGGCCAAGTTGATTTGACATCTGTACACGCTacattcttttcatttttctgcTGCTTCAAATATGCTGCATGCTCTGCAGCGTACAAAACTGCTGTAACATGGCTACATACTTCCCCAAGACCTGCCGTGCAAGTACAATGCGCAGTACAAATACTACCACCTGTTTCAGCGATAATCCAAACTCTTAATTTGGTTTCTCTAGCTCTCATTGAATGCTGcacctgaaacaaaaaaattaaatcaattatCAAGGCAATCAATTATATTAAACCCTAAGACTAAAAAGTAATCTCTTTAATATTGATTATTAACAAATCaggtattttttcttaaaaaatttgaaatacaGGTACTACTCTTACCTTGCCTATTAAAAGCACCAGATCATTAATAACTTTAAAAACCCACTTTTTCTACAAAGCCAGACTTGAAATATTTGTAAGCTGCTAAACTTTTATAAGCTCTCATTTGTTCATGGGTATAAAAGCTGTGAGTAAAAACAATATAGGTCAGAATGTCCATGGAAGCTATTGGTGGCACATAGGTAAGTCCATAATCAAAATCGACTTCACTTAGANNNNNNNNNNNNNNNNNNNNNNNNNNNNNNNNNNNNNNNNNNNNNNNNNNNNNNNNNNNNNNNNNNNNNNNNNNNNNNNNNNNNNNNNNNNNNNNNNNNNNNNNNNNNNNNNNNNNNNNNNNNNNNNNNNNNNNNNNNNNNNNNNNNNNNNNNNNNNNNNNNNNNNNNNNNNNNNNNNNNNNNNNNNNNNNNNNNNNNNNNNNNNNNNNNNNNNNNNNNNNNNNNNNNNNNNNNNNNNNNNNNNNNNNNNNNNNNNNNNNNNNNNNNNNNNNNNNNNNNNNNNNNNNNNNNNNNNNNNNNNNNNNNNNNNNNNNNNNNNNNNNNNNNNNNNNNNNNNNNNNNNNNNNNNNNNNNNNNNNNNNNNNNNNNNNNNNNNNNNNNNNNNNNNNNNNNNNNNNNNNNNNNNNNNNNNNNNNNNNNNNNNNNNNNNNNNNNNNNNNNNNNNNNNNNNNNNNNNNNNNNNNNNNNNNNNNNNNNNNNNNNNNNNNNNNNNNNNNNNNTTTAAAATTTTGTAGCAGTTTGGTTTTAAACTTTACAGTTCTGTTTTCTCAAGTCAAAAATCTTAACATTACTTTTACAAGTGATtaggattattattattttatttacatgtaaattgaaacaataaatattgtgctgtgtcataatttcaaactcattctgttgcagtcttttccagttgataaaattgcaattcaaaaacttttaggtAGGTACTCCTACATGTAACttccacattattatttattttttaagtattaaggttgatgttgatatcaaaaatttagatttcaaagatagttttatgtaggtagatcATGGACCTATAAATAAAGATAGGTTCTTTATTTATAGGTCCATGAGGAAGATACTAATAGAGtaaaggcggctgcacaattgcccgggaacgggaacgagaacgggaacgggaaaaaagttaacctctacgtaaattaatgttgtagatgcacaataaccgagaacgagaagctgtccggtaacgggaacgggaaagttgaccatgttttaaaggcggctgcacaattgcccgggaacgggaacgagaacggaaacgggaacgggaaaaaagttaacctctatgtaaattaatgttgtagatgcacaataaccgagaacgagaagctgtccggtaacgggaacgggaaagttgaccatgttttaactttctcgttcccgttgtattccagaaccaatcagaaggcagtattaaaaatactgtcaaatgcccaataaaaatttgttattataagtatgtgttttagtgacaatttttatacattttgcattaaaataaatgacgaacgattgatttctttattggaaaaatgtcctCATCCGTATGATTGATGTAGATCATAGTACGTACTTATATAGTAATtagatacaataataatataaatatttgaatgatatgctttttatctttatgctgacaaacctttgcgattgcacacatattgtgtaaattagttccaagattataaaaaacgaaaatattataaaagctcgtcatcaaataaatccatatttttagagttcacagacatgttcttttaataaaattagaaaaagatcgttccacaaaatttattttgagaagaaaaataattaatagcacaagtgacagtgacacaaaacagctgtttaccatttaattgtgaatctgctgatgctttcagtttccgttctcgttcccgtttccgttctcgttcccgttcccggtCAATTGGGCAGCCGCCTTAACTTTCTCGTTCCCGTTGTATTCCCGGAACCAATCAGAAGGCAGTATTAAAAATACTGTCAAATGcccaataaaaatttgttattagaaGTGTGTGACCCAGTTTTAGTgacaatttttatacattttgcattaaaataaatgacgaacgattgatttctttattggaaaaatgtcctCATCCGTATGATTGATGTAGATCATAGTACGTACTTATATGGTAATtagatacaataataatataaatatttgaatgatatgttttttatctttatgctgacaaacctttgcgattgcacacatattgtgtaaattagttcctaagatcataaaaaacgaaaatattaaaagctcgtcatcaaataaatccatatttttagagttaacagacatgttcttttaataaaattagaaaaagatcgttccacaaaatttattttgagaagaaaaataattaatagcacAAGTGACAGTGACTCAAAACAGCTGTTTACCATTTAATTGTGAATCTGCTGATGCTTtcagtttccgttctcgttcccgtttccgttctcgttctCGTTGCCGgtcaattgtgcagccgccttaaTACTAGATAATAGATTAGATACAAAGTAAGCTGTCAGTAGTATAACTGCCCATGTAATCACCTGTTCTGTTATGTTATTTTTTTAGATTTGCACTGTATGGATGGCACAGGAAGAAGAGAACAAGAGTACAAGAACATGAAACATCTTATTATGAATGTATATGTATGTGatcctcaaaaaattattttacaaaacaagatagagaaagagctttaaaatcccaaggatcctgcaaaatgtttatttggtgtactagtcgaataatagtatctaaaaatattgaaactattttaaaacacATTACGGGCATGAGGATGGTATAGAGCACTTACATAAACACCAAAATCAGATAAATATCtcttcaaagtttattttgagactttcttcaaaaatgtaagtaaaatatttgcatatcgacggcggaaaggcaggacccacataacaatttcatgttcttagtagattcatagaacatacttttcagaaaaagtatatactaagaatatgcgtaattaccattgcgaatgtgcagagcacatactgagtatatactacattacagtacttaaacgttctatgtatatacttagaatgtactaccgcacttcttctcagtatataccaagaatatactttttaggatattctaagaaggtgctataaaccttctatttatatacttagaatgtactacctcacatcttttagtatataggaagaatgtactttttagtatatggaaagaatattacaaggaagtgctatattgctcagaagcatgttttcagcatcaccgaatctcatcctaggttctactttctactaaatttacatattacatatgagaatgtagttagtacattctacaatattacttaaaaagtaaatataaaatattatataaattttagttagttatatcaatattatataggtaagtaggtatatatatttagttattatgtgcatataaaaatataaatgctgaatatataaatttatatattcatattcatatacctatcgtacccaaataaatattatgtaacatatgtatgtaaataactaaaatttatatgttgcttatatgtacctatatacatacttactatttaagtaatattgaagtaccaaaatgaattttttatttgtaagttgaccgcaaacaaaataaaacgtttaattatgcatGTTCCTATTCCTGGTTGAAATACTTGGTCTTCCTCACAACACAGCATAGACATTGTTAGTGTTAAGTGTAGACACAAATGCCAAATGCCTATTcagtaactattttcatattttgtatttttccttTGTTCCCAACCCCCTACCCGCTAACCCCTATGCAGGTATGCAGCGGTCGTTTCCGCTTTGTTTGTGCCGGTTGTGGGTTTTGGCTCAGCCACACAGCTTACCTGAATGTCAAttccatgtaaaaataaaattcttcatAAGAATACTCaataaacttaatcaaaatagtAAATGCATTTCAGTTATGAAAGCGAAACGACAATTTCTCCtttttcgttaatacaattaattcttaaacatttttaccatacaattaaaacaattttaaataatgaattcggTAGTTTAATTAATAGtaggtacctacatacataaatttttaaatttcattaattattcttaacgaagttgataatctataggctaacattattcttcctatacatacacatatattatttttaagatattttaaaagtatctacttataagtatgtgttaagaatgtacttataagtatgtgctaagaatattcggtaaAAGTATATTCTGAgaatagtatctacttataagtatgtgttaagaatgtacttataagtatgtgctaagaatattcggtaaaggtacattctaagaataaacttttacgaatattccgagttactacgtacacgaatgtactcagtatattcggtacgagaatatactttaaagtatgtgcaaagaacatgaaatttagaatgttttttaaggtacatgctatgcttgtactaagcatatactaaaaagaatatactctgacgaatgttggtagtatatgcttagaacatgatacgaacatcattgttatgtggggaCTTCATaactgaaaaaattttataacatgagttacttcagttttcgctttagaataagtgtatcggcAGCTATTAAACAGCGATTACAGCTGGGAAAGTTTCCGGAAGGCTTCCAAAAGGCTTTCCCAGCTCTAAAAGCTGTTTAATAGGTGCTGATACACTTATTCTGAAGTGAAAaccgaagtaactcattttatacaaatttttcagttatgaggtcctgcctttcctccgtcgatatacacaatataatttaGAACAATAATGTTACCACTAaaccactttttaaatattaatcatGAATATTTAGAGTTTACAATTTCAAACTAGTGTGGTTCAGTAGTATTTCAAActatacctatattttacttttttagtaaacttcagactgttcaggatagcataatagcataggaggcgaattaaaaagaattgatttacttacaagaaaagatatcacAAACATTAAACTCTCTTATGGCATTGATTTGTACAAGTACAatacttgtttcaatatttacatgtaaataaaataatcctaattacttgtaaaagtaaggttataaatttaagaatacagaactcttttaaaaccaaagtggcattagactaattttaaaattcccgctaaaaggaaaaagGTAAATCTGGCAACGGTGCCGTCGTTTGCTTTTTAATCTCTCcccagcaaacgacggcaatgttgccagattccttttagcgggaattttaaaattttatagcaatttgacagttctgttttctcaagtcaaaaatcttaaccttacttttacaagtgattaggaatattattattattttatttatttacatgtaaattcaaacaataaatattgtgctgtgtcataatttcaaactcattatgttgcagtcttttccagttgataaaattgcaattcaaaaacttttagTTAGGTATGTGTAACttccacattattatttattttttaagtattaaggttgatgttgatatcaaaaatttagatttcaaagatagttttatgtaggtagatactaatagagtaatactagataatagattagatacaaagtaagctgtaagtagtataactgcccatgtaatcacctgttatgttgtttttttagatttgcactgtatggctggcacaggaagagaacaagagtacaagaacatgaaacatcttattatgaatgtatatgtatgtgatcctcaaaaaattattttacaaaacaagatagagaaagagctttaaaatcccaaggatcctgcaaaatgtttatttggtgtactagtcgaataatagtatgtatctaaaaatattaaaactattttaaaacacattatgggcatgaggatgatatagagcatttacataaataccaaaatcagataaatatcgcttcaaagtttattttgagactttcttcaaaaatgtaggtaagtaaaatatttgcatatcgacggcggaaaggcaggacttcgtaactgaaaaaattttataacatgagttacttcagttttcgctttagaataagtgtatcagcTGCTATTAAACAGTGATTACAGCTGGGAAAGTTTCCGGAAGGCTTCCAAAAGGCTTTCCCAGCTCTAAAAGCTGTTTAATAGGtgctgatacacttattctaaagcgaaaaccgaagtaactcattttatacaaatttttcagttatgaGGTCCTGCCTTTCCTCCGTCAATGtacacaatataatttaaaacaagaatgttaccactaaaccactttttaaatattactcatgaatatttactacagtttacaatttcaaactagtgtatttgattctcctatacctatattttacttttttagtaaacttcagactgttcaggatagcataatagcataggaggcgaattaaaaagaattgatttacttacaagaaaagatatcacaaacattaaactctcttatggcattgatttgaaagatgggtatatgtacagggcatactaatggatattcattctgaatttaacatttatgatttttgtcttattttccttAATAC from Diabrotica virgifera virgifera chromosome 5, PGI_DIABVI_V3a includes these protein-coding regions:
- the LOC126885152 gene encoding uncharacterized protein LOC126885152; this translates as MRARETKLRVWIIAETGGSICTAHCTCTAGLGEVCSHVTAVLYAAEHAAYLKQQKNEKNVACTDVKSTWPVPTQSGTHPIEAASLDWGKVIEEKNYKEIPPMDDSEMLDLLQELQNSNCDAVLMRHVEPFASQLSDENNEKVSIPVLFNVYHKKYEKMPLDDLIQLGMKCKMEVTQNIRREIEDKTQDQRKCAEWYRQRTGRVTASIFKDVCRTNVEKPSLSLIKSICYPRKISTRAIRWGINHEQLAIDAYKKETSRNHRDFIVNTIGLVVCMKWPQLGASPDGFVYCDCCAAGTLEVKCPFSLRENGNLQEYASRKDSCLECDKTGTVKMNKKHKYYYQVQAQIFICKLNYCDFVVWCPNFIFIERVLPDIKFWEEIKDKVLNFHAKVIMPELLGRYYTSRVPGGNITKWCFCNNVDDGQPMVQCSYENCNIFWFHIGCVNLLEKPKTRWTCSICNQKLFHDYAT